A genomic segment from Triplophysa dalaica isolate WHDGS20190420 chromosome 22, ASM1584641v1, whole genome shotgun sequence encodes:
- the tctn1 gene encoding tectonic-1, whose amino-acid sequence MAALCCLLILAFLKTALCIEHANTTESINITLKDANDPFSDREDSLNFTESGITPTPSSFPDSSESVTALPDQTESTDTSIPNTTPYVPRSVLPLPVSGVLPIPVTEVFKLCPCNLQSGQCDINCCCDPDCTEEVSLFTDCSIKTISSDPKLCQKDKVVYSINTTPDGLSRVQSSVQKEVNPDVFCIQSANHEEGMSFGTPEIPTEENFDSLFGQFAGFFFGHTRDTNAQSTAIGNVSGYLYGDVIQTVNEAGEQESFPFPASAGTAHCLDGNPAAFLKDQTSRCVRSFDLPQDCSSLEALDLGAYITFNIRTGKNEAAKVIGVEVSAITLESLEGTWTSVDPAESFSYFPVLLESGDVCNNVVKQVKYIFRYSEAGEILNVMASFLLGAIKSIMVPIQQEFQITFLQEITSTSGMRFSGNPGYVVGLPLVAGTRTTDGIVQSTDPKGPVTILQNSAEQDCLLGSSRRSPVQFGIDMVSGCTFRLPDAVNCSLLSEVILSVLKGQNFPDHVASFGNSLPQNPLEWVPIQIQTITSGTQTCSIPQSYHLEVKWTKYGTLVNPQAQIVRVMETVLTNTSSLALLTSAGGLLSVTTSVSFVDVSASASPGFKVPPTIDAKLPFDFFFPFV is encoded by the exons ATGGCGGCGTTGTGTTGTCTTCTTATCTTGGCATTTTTAAAAACCGCCCTGTGCATTGAACACGCGAATACTACCGAAAGCATTAATATCACACTTAAGGATGCGAACGACCCATTTTCTGACCGGGAAGACTCCCTTAATTTCACGGAGTCGGGAATCACTCCAACTCCGTCTTCTTTCCCAGATTCATCCGAATCTGTGACTGCACTTCCCGATCAAACCGAGTCCACAGACACGTCTATCCCCAACACGACCCCCTATGTACCGCGATCAGTACTGCCCCTGCCCGTCTCTGGTGTCCTCCCTATTCCAGTAACCGAAG TCTTCAAATTGTGTCCATGCAACTTACAAAGTGGTCAGTGTGACATTAACTGTTGCTGTGATCCAGACTGCACAGAGGAAGTGTCCCTGTTCACTGACTGTTCAATAAAGACAATCAG TAGTGACCCCAAACTGTGCCAAAAGGATAAAGTTGTCTATTCCATCAATACCACACCAGATGGTTTGTCTCGTGTCCAGTCATCTGTTCAGAAGGAGGTCAACCCTGATGTCTTCTGCATTCAATCTGCCAACC ATGAAGAAGGAATGTCATTTGGCACTCCTGAAATTCCCACTGAGGAAAATTTTGACTCCCTTTTTGGTCAATTTGCGGGATTTTTCTTCGGCCACACCAGGGACACCAATGCACAGAGCACTGCAATAGGAAATGTTTCAGGATatctg TATGGCGATGTCATTCAAACAGTGAATGAGGCTGGTGAGCAGGAGTCTTTCCCCTTTCCTGCCTCTGCGGGTACAGCTCACTGCTTAGATGGAAACCCTGCCG CTTTTCTCAAAGACCAGACGAGCAGATGTGTGAGAAGCTTTGATTTGCCACAGGATTGCTCATCACTCGAGGCTCTAGACCTCGGAGCCTATATCACTTTCAACATCCGTACT GGAAAGAACGAAGCAGCTAAA GTTATAGGTGTGGAAGTGTCAGCTATCACCCTGGAATCTTTGGAAGGCACATGGACGTCGGTGGACCCTGCTGAAAGTTTCTCCTATTTCCCTGTCCTCCTGGAGTCTGGTGATGTCTGCAACAATGTTGTAAAGCAG gtgAAATACATATTTAGGTACAGTGAAGCTGGTGAAATTCTTAATGTAATGGCATCATTTTTGCTGGGAGCCATTAAAAGCATCATGGTGCCCATACAACAAGAGTTTCAGATAACATTCCTGCAG GAGATCACAAGCACATCAGGGATGAGATTCAGTGGCAATCCTGGTTATGTGGTGGGACTGCCTCTTGTGGCAGGAACGAGAACAACAGA TGGAATTGTTCAGAGCACTGATCCAAAAGGGCCAGTAACTATCCTCCAGAACTCTGCAGAGCAGGATTGCTTGCTCGGCTCGTCCCGTCGCTCCCCTGTCCAGTTCGGGATAGACATGGTATCGGGCTGCACTTTCAG GCTTCCTGATGCTGTTAATTGTTCATTGCTATCTGAAGTCATTTTGTCAGTGCTGAAAGGACAGAACTTCCCTGACCATGTAGCCTCTTTTGGAAATTCCCTTCCTCAAAATCCTCTGGAATGGGTCCCAATACAGATCCAAACCATAACATCG GGCACGCAAACATGCAGCATCCCACAGTCTTACCACCTTGAAGTAAAGTGGACCAAGTATGGAACCTTGGTGAATCCCCAGGCTCAGATCGTAAGAGTCATGGAAACAGTCC